tcaaacattcaaaatcctaaaaggtatagacaatgtcaacccgggggacttctttgacttgaaaaaagaaaaaaggaccaggggtcataaatggagattagataaaggggcattcagaacagaaaataggaggcacttttttacacagagaattgtgagggtctggaaccaactccccagtaatgttgttgaagctgacaccctgggatccttcaagaagctgcttgatgagattctgggatcaataagctactaacaaccaaacgagcaagatgggctgaatggcctcctctcgtttgtaaactttcttatgttcttatgttcttatgttcttaacaactTTGCCACAGGTCTCCACAGCAATAAATCCTGACGGCGTTTCAGTCTTTGTTTCCAAAGCACAAGGGGGTGAGTGAATGAGCTGCATCCCTTATAGACACCTGAGCCCCGCCCTGCAATCAGTGCGCCCCTATGAACCAGCCAATTGCCgtatgcagcacagctgatcacagtttGGAAACTCAGATGCCATGCCTCTGCTTCGGCACAAAATGTCCAACTTCCGGGTTTCGCAGGAAGTGCCAGTCTAGTCAACCATTTTGTGCAAGCACGACCATCCTTATGCAGTGCCATCACAGGACGGGAGACTGTTTTCCTTGCAGGAGGATGGGCTGGCCTCCACCTGGCCTCATATGATCTGTGGCCAGTAGGGTTAAGGCAAACCAACCCCAGCGATTTTCTTCCCTAATCCTTGGGAATACAAGGCAATTGCAACAAGCCCTATCGGTCCCCACCAAAAATCAGGAACTAAACAcaagcaggatttgaacctgccaGCTCCTGCTCACTTGACTCATACTTCATGTAGCAGTGAATGAGAGGGAACATTGTAGGGCCCAGATAGCACTTATCTGTATGATTCAGCCCCCAGCTTTGTTTTTGACATACCTGCCCTACAGCATAGTATACCCTGGTATTGGTTCAAGGCTGCTAGTGATAAATGGGAAAATTCCTAAAATGGTCTCCCCCTTAGAAAAGTTGGGAAAGGTGGACAATTTCATCAACTGCTTTCAGTAAACAACCCTGTTTTACTCTTAGCGACAACTCCTAATGCAGTCATCCTCAAATAATAACTTCAGAAATGGCTTCTGATAGCACTTTGCACCTATGCAGCTGGAACCAGATGTCAGGTTTCTAAAGGCATCTTTGTTTGTCTCTTGATTTGGTTAAGATGAAATAGGTAGACTTTTCATTGCCCCTGCCTCATAAAAATGCCTACCAATTCATATGCTTTACAATGACTGGTATGTTCCAATGTTTTAGTGATTCTCTATAAATATCTCCTTTTTTATAACCACTGTTTAAACAACTGTGTTATGTCCAGATTAGGTCTACAATGTAAACTAGTCCACGGCCCTGATTTATCCATCatccacacacacaaatgcaatgGAAAACATCTGTATATCATTGACTACTCTGTAGACTTAGGAAAGAGTGCCAAATAGTGGTAAGGTTTTATTATGGACATTTTGCTCCATGTGACATGGCAATATTCCAGTTTTTTTTGTCACTTCCTTATTTCTACAATGAACACCACTTTCATGTATATAGTTATAATACCAGGCCTATAAACCATACCTAGTGTTAATAGAGAATTGtaaagaaacaaagcaaaacCTCGCATCTCTCGCTCTCTCATCCCTTTCCAATGTTCTAGAGATTGTGGCATTATCCAGCATTGATTATGCTATTATAGTTTATTCTTTGTTATAATGTTGAAATTAACTAATGTTTCCTGCAGATTGTTATCAGGCTAAGagcctttttatttctgtttcgcTTCCTTCGCTGTGCTTGAAGTTGTAATTTACACTGCAAGTAGTTGAAAGAGAATGCTTATATTGTAGGTCAtagagtttaaaaaataattgaatattaattttgtaatgtgtgcATTTGGAACAAAAGAAGTGAATGGGACTATAATCATACATGAACTGCTTAAGACCCATGGCTTCTGCAGTTAGATTCAACCAATAGTTTAAAGAAATGTTTCAGATCTAAAGGGTATATGTAATTTACACTGTATGCTCATTTATCCAACCTAGTTCAGTggcttggttaaaaaaaaaaactactgtttgTAGCATGACATTCACTAAAAGGGTTCATTCTTAATGAATGACACAGGGTTCACAAAATGCAATCAGTCTCAATGGAGGACAGTGGAATGAAGACCACTTTAGCTGCTAGACTGACATAAGTAAATTGATCTATGTTTACATTATGCCCGATATTTATTAAATGATACAATTTGCTACTATATTTGTTTAAACCAGTCAAAGTCTGTGTTATGAAGTGTTAGTTCCATAGCCTTCAATGAGCTCTGCTTCATCAGAAAGCACACCTTGTTGACAGTATATTCCCCTTTGTTTTAGCAGCAGTGATTtgttaataatatactgtatgtgtgctaAAAACAGGCATATAAGATAACAACCTCACTGTAACAAGATATACTTAACACTACTTAATACATATATTACCATGAGGTAGCTGCTACAATACTCCTCAATAATGTAGCAGATATGAATTTAGAAGTTATAAACCATATTAACCCCCTTAGACTTTATGAACACTCCAAGAAGATTTGGTAGCACAGATGGCCAAGCCATTGTGACATCCTGACCTGAGCCAACAGGGTGTGACCTATTTTCAATGGAGGTCATTCTTCATTGTGTTTGAAGTGGACTATAAATATGACAGCAGTGTCATGTGTGCCTGTTTGTGAAAGATCACATGCTGCTGACTGTAAACTGAGAGAGAGGGTCACCGCAGAGGGCAGTTGTTGATAAGAGTGaatactacagaaaaaaaaacaatatgttagTAACATACTTGCCTGCCATggatgtaaattcaaaattagagctctCAGTATGATGACCatcagtgtgacatacagatgggtGGATAAATGGACCAATTGACACCTCCATAATCAGATACTCTTAAGCTAAATATTGTTAATtccaagtttcatgacaaatggattagtggttctccagatatatacacaaatataatTGTGAGATACAGATGGGTGGACAGACAGACCCCCTCTACATCCCACAAATCTGAAATTCTCAATAACTGGTGAAAGTCGTCAAACTTTCTTTGGTACAGTCGATGGTTAAGAATGGACAAAATATTTCAGTCCTCCAAAGCATCTTTCCTACATCCCCCATGGTGATTCCCACAAAACCTGGATTTGTTAGAAAAAGGAACATGCCTCTGGTCAAAATTGCTTTTTGTCACAGCCATTCTAGCTTCATGACACTACATAGTCCATCCAGGGTAACCATTAAGCCAGTTAAACACTTAGCAATGTTGCTGTGGAAAACATTCTTATTTGTTATAAAGAGAGCCTGTTTTACCCTGTGAAATTGTGCACGCTGTTACTTTTACTGTTATCTTAATGATGGAATCTTTCCTTGAGACATCGGGTACCCACATTAAGCAGTAATGCTAAACCTTGGCCTTTTGTTTCCAGCGGTGGTTGTCCTAGTATCCTCTTTCTCATTGTTTGGtttaaaactgacctcaaacccATATAAAGGTttactgctatatatattgtcaaaaaaacatgtttgaacACTATAAAGCATGGGAAATGGAGAACTGCACCTTGTCAATAAGACCTGTTTTCCCCATGACTGGCTTGTATTTTCTGGAAACTAATGTGTATATGATTGGCAATATGCCCTGCgtagaaaataataatttgatgcTTTACAGCTCTTTTCACTAGTATTGCGTAGCATTGGTTTTATGTGGAAAAAAAACTGCTTACAATGTTAAGATATATATACcattaattaaacataaaaaataaaacatctgtgtTCAGCAACACAAATCTTAGCtcaaacatatgtttttttttcttccagtattTATGGTTTTCCTTATGGTTTTTGGTTTGTACTTTCATAGCATGtggtttgtattattaataaacttAGAATTTGGTCTGGTGCTAAACAAAGAGATGACGTATATTATATGACAACAGTTTAATCATCAGAGTACAGACAGCGAGAAGTACCATAGGATTAAGATACTTCACCTCCAGGTCACGTGTGTTTCTAGACAGCAATTAATGATCACTTGAACTGATTGTTTTTTGGGTCAACAAGTTCTGCTGATCTTAATAAAGAGTGTGTGAAAAGTCTGAACGTAGTCAACATCTGCAATAATACTCTTAAATCTGAATTTGCTGCTGTCAGAAATAATGGTCTAATGTGACACTTTGGCGGAGTAATAGTGACACCCAGTGGCTAGTTGAGCCCCTTTTCTTTGGGCTCTGTTTACAGAATGATGTTTATGTTTTGTGGTTTTATTCGAAAATGTGAAagtttttggtttgattttcctGCTAAAATCTTTAAGAGTTTTGGTggtatagattatttattaagatGTGATTTTGAGATTTCTAAACTGCCCATTAAGTTATCTGCATTTCATCAGCAAGTCCTCCGTTATTGGAAACTAATATATAAACATAACTTCACTCCGCATTCTACTCCAATTTGGAACAATAGATGTATCCTAATTAAGAGAGAATCCTTCTTTTACAGTGAATGGATGGAGAAAGGTGTCTGGTCTATTCAACATTTAATGGATGATAATGGAAATATTCTATTGTATAAAGATTTCATTCAAAAATATGATCTTGTTTGCACCAATAGACaattaaccaggaggtccctggttcaaatcccacctcagccactgactcattgtgtgaccctgagcaagtcacttaacctccttgggctccgtctttcgggtgagacgtaattgtaagtgactctgcagctgatgcatagttcacacacccgagtctctgtaagtcgccttggataaaggcgtctgctaaataaacaaataataataattctacagTGGTTAAGGCAAATCCACAAGCAATGATTATTTTAGTTAAAGGAATGTTGACTTATTCTGCTGCAGTACCATAGATGTTTTCATTAGTTATTGATGGATGTAATTTCCtagataaaaaatgtaataacaaattCTTAAGAACTAATCTTACTGCAGAATGTTTCCCTTCACCTTTGAAAAGGAAGTATACGTTACAAGACTAGATGTTCTATAGTCAGAATAAGAACCAGACATCTTTCTTTTCCTTCATCACCTAAAGCTAAAGAAGTtcatctcaaaacaataatgtcatgatTTCTTAAGACAGAGATTTAACTTTGACTTTAACCCTTGTGTGTTTTGTAACTCAGATATTGAAACGGCAGAACATCTTTTTTTCACATGGCTACTTACTAAAACCTTTTGGGATGCATTTCAGGACTGGATCACAAGTAATGATCTATTCATACCCACTTTAACGTTTAATAATATTAGGTTTGGTTTTCTAATGGAGGACAGGAAAGCTGAATGTATGTACAATAACTTGATCATTATGGCAAAATATTTCATTCACAAATGTCGTTTTTTTAAAACTACCCCGTTTATTGTTTTCTTAAACGAGATAAAGTTATATAAACAATCTTTGAAATTGGTTAAATCCAAACAAGCCCTTGATCTTTACAATAATCTCTATAATTTGACTCGTGAATAGTCCAccgtgtgtatttgtgtttttttgttatttcatttattttatttgtacaagtTTACTTTACGTTTATTGAAAGAAACATTCCTTATATATGTAAATTATGCCTGTTtgttatatgaatatatatatatatatatatatatatatatatatatatatatatatatatatatatatatatatatatatatatatatatatatgttttgtgatCTAAATGTTCTTCTTGTGAAAGGAGTGATCACCAATAAAATCACTTCTTATTATCACGAGCAACCTTTTCAATGATCCTCTTTGAACTGTGAGGAAAaccgattaattttttttttttttttcaaacagtaaaCCATTGACAGAAATTGAACAggaagtgagcagttaccctgatTCTATAACGCTGTCTTTGAGAAATCTGTATcccaaacaaaaatgaaaaagcaaGTTAAGAAAAACAGTAGATATTCAATACAAGGCAATTATACTACTTAATATGTTACAAGggtttttacaataaaaatattttacatgcaTAATGAATAACAGCACCAGCATCCCCcttcttaaataaaatatgtatcttATCACCTATCTCAATATTTTCATGTCATCAGTTATATCTGCTAAACTACACCAAAGATTAGATTTTGAGCGCGCAGGTGACCTACCACAACTTAACTTTGAACTCCTGCCCAGTAGATGGCGGTATAAGAAACTGTGCATTTTGTGATAAATGCACTTATCAGTGTCCGGCTCTGTGATTGGTCCAAATGCAATCGCCCAATCAAGGAAAACGACTGTATGTTAAACTTCCGtccatctttctttctctattgCTGATGTGTTATTAGAGTAGAGATTTGGTTTGGGTGTATTGGTGTTTGCTGGtcgttgttatttattttagttgtaaATCCGTGTTGCAGCATGCCTTTCTATCAGACTTGGGAGGAGTTTGCGAGAGCTGCCGAGAAACTTTATTTAACAGATCCTATGAAGGTAAGAAAGACTGGGAGAAATAAATATGCGGCAGTGATAGTACAGTACCGGTATGTGCACGCTCCATTCTGGAATTACACTTACAATATATACGTAATTCCAAAAATAGAGTCAGAATTAACCCTCCTATTATGTTGAGAATTTGGATACGTACGTCGTAATTTACTCATAACGTGTTTGATTAGTGTGCCCATTGAAGCACCAAATGGTAGAATATAGATTTTCTAATATGCTCATCAAATCAAGTtaggagaagaaaaaaataatgtcgAAACAAATGAAAAATTACAATGTAAATTCTAAATGTGAAtctcataattaaaaaataacggTAGCTAAGTGTGTTTTGGTTTCAGGCAGTACTGACTTGTCATTGTTGAAGCAACAATAACTTGAATGTGTCCATATGATATTATAGACCTTGAATCAAGATAGCTCACTCGTTGTATACTAGGGGAGATGTTTGTAatacatttattgtattgtaCCGAACTGGAGAGAATCGCAATGTTCTGTGTTAAATGATTCTGTTGTGGAATTTGAGTGCAATGTCCATTTGGAATACTCGCAGTTTACTATGCCAATGTGTGGAACATTGAactgtagatgtgttccagtcagTATTACTATTGCAGTTGCACTAATGCACAGTGTTTGTTTCAGGTTCGAGTTGTTCTCAAGTATCGGCACTGTGACGGGAACCTGTGTATGAAAGTCACTGATGATGCAGTGGTGAGTAATTACTACCTGATAAGTTCTCAAC
This sequence is a window from Acipenser ruthenus chromosome 6, fAciRut3.2 maternal haplotype, whole genome shotgun sequence. Protein-coding genes within it:
- the srp9 gene encoding signal recognition particle 9 kDa protein, encoding MPFYQTWEEFARAAEKLYLTDPMKVRVVLKYRHCDGNLCMKVTDDAVCLQYKTDQAQDVKKIEKFHGQLMRLMVSKESRSVSMETD